From the genome of Candidatus Defluviilinea proxima:
GTATCAGGATATGGGCGCACGCACGGTCACAGCGGTGGAGGCCATGAAGACCATCGCGTATGAGATCGCTGAGCAATTGACATTCCAAAACGGTGCACCAACTGGTTCAACCGAAGAGAAACCCAAATGGCAGACACCAGATTGGTACGTGCAAGCGATTAGTGGCGGCATGGGGCCGCTCGGCGTCTACAAAGGCTTCCGTGAGTTGAAGGCACTTGGAATGATAGACCGCATTCCTGCTATTGTGCCGATTCAAGTGGAAGGCTGTGCGCCCATGGTGGAAAGCTGGAAGAAGGGGCTTGAAAAAGCTGAGCCTGTTCTTTCACCCAAGACCCGCATTGAAACATTGGCAACCGGTGACCCTGGCCGTACTTACACCATGTTACGCAAACAGGTCAACGAAACTGGCGGTGTGTTCGAAAGTGTATCGGATGAAGATGCGTTCCGAGCCATGCATGTACTTGCCAAAATGGAAGGGATCTCTGCAGAACCGGCCGCCGGTGTGGCATTTGCAGGGCTCTTCAAGTTGGTGCGCGCTGGTATTATCAAACCGAACGATACGGTCATTGTTAACTGCACAGGTCATACACTTCCAGCAGAACAATATCTCTTCGGCGAAGGCTGGACGCGCGATGTGGACCTGCGCCTCAAACCAACAGAGACAGAGACTCCACAAGAAGGTTTACTCTCAGCCCTCAACAATGTGACACCGAACCGCTTCTCTCGCGTAGCGGTAGTTGATGACACCGCCGAGGCACGTCGTCTCATCCGACGTATTCTCCAATCACAAGGTGATTTTGAAATATTCGAAGCAACGAACGGACGCGAAGCCATTGAACTGGTGACCCGTGAATTACCCGACCTCGTGATCCTTGACCTGATGATGCCAGAATTGGATGGCTTTGGGGTGATGGATATCCTCCGAAGTAACCCGGAGACTGCCACCATTCCGGTCATTGTAGCCACGGCCAAAGAATTGACCGTGGACGAGAAGAGTCGCTTACAAGGACAGATCCAATCGTTGATGTTGAAGGGCGATTTCCTGAATGACGAATTTTTGGAAGAAGTCCGTTCGCTGATAAAATAAAGGGTGTAACTACAGGCAATGTTCTTATCAGCGACGGGCGGAAGGTCTGCCCGTCGCTGCATTTGAAAGCCGGATAAAAAGGTGACAACAAAAAAACGAAGCCAAGGAATTAGAGCCGCACTGCTCTCTGCTTTATTTTTAGGCCTTGCGCCTGTATTTGGTAAAGCCGCAATGGTACCGGGAAACTTCTCCCCCTATGCGGTAGTAGCTTTACGTACCGGTTTGGCAGCGCTTCTCCTTGTTCTCATCATGGCGGTTTTCAAAAGGCAATTCCTGTATATCTATCCTGCTGGTTTACTGGGATGTATCATGGCGGGGGTACTCAATGGGACAGGCTCTATTTTCTACTACGTGGGTCTTAGCAAACTAAATGCCAGTATTGCTCAAATGCTCTACGCGCTGTATCCATTTTTCGTAGCCTTCTGGCTGCAATTGGATGGTCAACCTCCCTCGAAGTTAACCATTATCAGGATCGTCGTCGCAGGGTTCTCAGCCTTCTTACTCACCAAAGTGGAAGCAGGTAATATAGACCTTTTGGGTGTGGCGTTTATGTTGATATCCGCCCTGCTTTATGCTTTGCACTTGCCTGTTAATCAACGTGTATTGTTTGACGTCCCTGCGCCAACAGTTACCGTATACACATTGCTCGCCATGAGTGCAATAGTGATCCCCGCCTATTTAATTTTTGATCGGACACTCCCTCCATCGAACGCATCCTGGCTTCCCGTCATTGGCCTAACCGCAGTGACCTTTTTCTCAAGATTGACATTGTTCCTCGGAATAAAGAACATCGGCGGCATGCAGACCGCCATCCTTGGCCTCGGTGAATTACTCGTCGCCATCCTGTTCAGCCATCTTATCCTCCGCGAAACGCTGACCAATTATCAATGGGCCGGCACAGCAGGCCTGGGCATCAGTCTGTTACTCGTCTGGTTCGAAAAACCTCCAACCCATCCGCTTCACACAAAGGGACTGCTAAGCTGGCTCCAACCTCCCGATTTCCCTGCAGATTTTTATAAACACTGAGCAAAAAATATGACAATAATATATATTGGAAATATAGTCTGTTACACATTTGCCGTATCAGGCATAATATTATTTGTCTTGGGAGTTGCCGCTGAATTTAGACAATACGTTTTATTATTACCTAAACAAAAAGACGGAAAGAAGTATTTCTATTTATGCGTTCTTCATGTAAGTATTTCTATCTTTGTATATTTAATAATTAAAAACGGGCAATTGTTTAGTGCAGCATATTCAGCAATTAACGTTTTGATCATTTCAATATTATTGTTAAACTTCCAATATTTTGTGAGGAGAAAAACCAACAGTCTCCTAAAAGAATTAAATACCAGACAAAAAAGTAACATACAGAAACTAGACTGACCTTGATGGGGAAGCCCGTTGACTTTTACTTCCCTTGCTCGTACAAATATCCCGTCCCTCGTATGCTCACGATGCTCTCTGAAAGTGACCACACAGTAGTAAAATCCAAGCGCACATTAGCAGTCTCGGCCTCCCGCGGACAACTGCCCCCTTCGCCGCTGACATTCTGGAAGAAATGACGGAAGGAGGATTATCTTGTGACATTATCGGAAGCAGAAAAAACAATTATGGATATTCTCGATGACCTGCAAAACCTAGTAGGAAATCGATATGAAACCGTCTTGAGACTGAGACGGGCAGATCAAAACGTTGTGGTTGAGTTAGCCAAGCGCCTGCTTGAAGATGTTGACTCTGTCAAAAGAGAACAAGGGATTAAAAGTTTAATGTTGACTGATAATGAAAAAAATTTGGAAATCGTCCTGCCTATGCTCAACGACTCCAACTCTGAAGTTCGCCGCATCGCTATGTTTTATATAATAAGAAGCGAAAAATTTCTTGAGAACATCGAGGTCATAAACAGGGTAATCAAATCCTTGCGTGAGGATCCACGAGTTGAAGTACGAGCGGAGGCTGCAGAGGGGTTGAGATATTGCAAAACAACTCCTGAGGTGATTTCGGCCCTGGAATATGTAAGTATGCACGACTATGAATATGATGACGATGGTTATAGTGCTGGTAGTGTTGCGACTGCCTCTCTACAATGGATAAAAGAGAACGGTTCTTAGTATGTCGTGGACGAAGTTTAGTCGGTCTCTGAACGCACCGAGTCGGCTTCGACTGTTAATCAAAAGGCTTACGATTGTGAGTCTTTTGATTTTTTATTATTGAATCGGGATTTGCATGACAGAGGCCACCCTGAGCCTGTTGATGGGAGATATATAATCTCACCGTTGACGAAGCGCACAGGTACTACGTCGGCGACGGTCAATGACTGATGCATAATGCCAATTTTTTAGTTGTCGGCGAGGGTCTCTACCACCGCAATGCAAGTATCTTTGTCCACAAAAACGGGCTGACCTATTTCAGGTCAGCCCGTTGACATTACTTCTCCTGCTCGTACAAGTACCCCGTCCCTCGTACGCTCACGATGCTCTCGGAAAGCGAGGGGAATGACTCCAACTTATGCCGCAAGCGACTCACCAACGGACGCAGGATCTCCGGGGCTTCTCTTTGGGATGTGTCGTAGCCCTGTACCAGCAGAACCAGCTCCCGGTGTGTAAAGACGCGTCCGGGGTTTTCGATCAGCACTCTGAGCAGGCGTCCCTCTGCGGGCGTCAGGTGAATCAACTCATCCTTCTTGCGGATCAAGCGACGGGAGAGGTCAATGTGCGTGCCATCTTTCAAAGAAAGCTCGATCGCGCCTTCATCCACCACATCGCCATTGGAGGTGCCGCCGCGCGATTTCAAACGCGCATCGCGGCGCGCCAGTCCCTTTTTAACGCTGTTCACCACCTGTGAAGGCGGCGCAGGCTTGAGCAGATAATCATGGATGCGCAAACGCAACGCCTGAATGGCCGATTCGGTCGTGCCGAACGCCGTCAGCAAGATCACCTCGGTCTCCGGTGAGACCTGGTTGATCACCTGCACCACTTCCAGGCCGTCCATGCCGGGCATACGCAGGTCCACGATCATCAAGTCCACGGGGTGCGTGCGGACGTGCTCAATAGCGGCCTGTCCGTTCGGCACCGAATTGACCGAGTACCCCTCGAGCCGCAAAATATCGGAAAGCGATTGACGGGCTACAGGTTCATCATCAACAACAAGAATATTTGGTTTCATTATGCATCTCCCATCGGTAGGAATAATCGGAAACAGGCGCCAGTCCCACTGCCTTCGACAAGGTCAAGCGTGCCTCCGTGCGCGGTAACGATATTGTAACTCACGGTCAGCCCCAAACCGGTGCCGCCGTCCTTTGTGCTAAAGAAGGGTTCAAAAATATTATTGCGTAGCTCCTCCGGAATACCAGGCCCTGAATCTTCGAACTGGATCTCGACCCCGTTCTCCACGCTCTTCGCGCGGATCTTCAGTGTGCCCCCGCCGGGCATGATGTCGAACGCATTCAGGATCAAATTGAAAAAGATCTGTTGGATCTGACTGTTCACCGCAAAGATCGAAGGCAATGATTTCGGCAGTTCGGTGATCAACTCGATGTGCCTCTGCCCCAATTGTTGTGAGGTCAGGCTGATGACATGGTGCAAAAGTTCCAGCACGTCCACACTTTCCATTTTGTTCGAACCGGGGCGGTAGAAATCGAGCATTCTCTGCATCGTCTTCATCAGGCGTTCCAGCTCCACACGCGCCAGATCGAAATATTCCTTGCGCTTCTCGGCCGGCACATCTTCACGCCCCGCCAAATGCAAACAGTTCTGCACCGATTGCAACGGGTTGTTCACCTCGTGCGCGATAGACGCAGTCAACCTGCCAGCCGCCGCCATCTTCTCAGAACGCAACAACGCCTCCTGCGACTCTTCCACCTTGCGCACATACGCCCGCAGGTCGGCATACAAACGCGCATTCTCCAACGCCACCAACGATTGATTCGCAAGGATGTGGAACAACTCGAGGTCTGCCCCACGGAACGGCGTCACACCCGCATCGCGTGCCGCAAACAGGACGGCTCGCATATCGGAACGTGTGATCGGGATCAGGACCGCCGCGCCAAGCTTGAGGTCCGCCAGAAGCGACTGCGCCTCTTCCTCCCCCGGGCCTGTTGCATTCACAATGATCGGATTCCCATCTGCATCCACGCGGCTTAAGAGATGGGTCGCAAAGTTGGTTTTTTCCACAGGGAGGATTCGCCCGCGTTTCGCAATGGCAGAAACCTTGCCCTCTTTGATCTGGTAATACGCGGCATTCGTGCATTGCAAATGTTCACAGATCGTATCCACGATCAGGTCATATAACGTTTTTGTATCAGTCTCTGAGAATAATTTTTCGGTCGCATCGAACAACGGGCGCAAGGCCTGCGCACGCGCCGTCTCGCGTTTGCGACGGTTATCGGTCAACGCCTGCTCAACAGACGAAACAAGTTCATCACCTTTTTCGAACGGCTTGAGCAACAATCCGTCCACGCCCTGCCGTAACGCGCGAATGGCCGTTTCCACCGTGCCGAAGCCAGTCATCACCAGCACCGCAATATCGGGTTGAGCCCGCTTCGCACGCGAGATCACATCGAAGCCATCCACCTCGGGCATGCGAATATCAACCAGCAACAAGTCCACGCGGTTGCGTTGTAAATACTCGATGGCTTTATGCGGGTTGGTCTCAGAGAGCACATCATACCCCGCACGCTTCAAGATACGATTACAAAGAAGCGCGATCCCGGGTTCATCGTCCACTACAAGTACAGATACTGATTCCATATTTGTCTGCTACAAATCCCTTATATTACCGCGAAGGATACTAAGAAGCCTTTCTCAAAATCAAACTCTACGGTCCTGCCACAGAGACGCAGAGTCACAGAGTTTTTAATTTGATTTTCTACCCTTTCGGGCACACGTCAGAGTCTCTGTGACTCTGTGGCTAAAAGCCTTTGATCTTCCTTCGTGTGCTTTGTGGTTAAAAACTTTTAACCCTTCGGCAACCACACCGTAAACGTCGAACCTGCTCCGGGCTGGCTGACCAATTCGATCTCACCGCCATGATCGGAGATGATCCCATACGTGACGGAGAGCCCCAACCCTGTGCCGCCACGGTCCGCTTTGGTGGTAAAGAATGGCTCGAAGATACGTGTCTGATCTTCTGGAGCAATGCCCACACCGTTATCACGCACAGACACCATCACGCCATCACGTCCCACCTTTTGTAACTCAGCAGTTTTGATCTCCATTTCGCCGCCGTCGGGCATGGCTTGTAATGCATTGTGCACAAGGTTGAGCAAAACTTGTTTCATCTGATTCTCGTCCATCGACACCCAGGGCAAATCCTCCTGCATGAATAGCGTCAATTCTACCCCGTTTGTATGGATCAGGTGCCTCGTGAGCGTAACCACATCTTCCACTACACCGTTCAAAGATGCATTCGCACGTGCGCTTTCACTCTGTCGCGCAAAATCAAGAAGTCTGCGCACCACATCACGTGCCCGCCGTGCCTCACGGATTACAAGGTCAAGGTCGGCATAGGACGGTGAATCTTTGGGCATATCTTCCATGACCAGTTCGGCAAAACCCGTCACGGATGTAAGCGGATTATTCAACTCGTGCGCAATGCCTGCGGCCATCTCACCCACTGCCGCAAGCTTGGCGGCCTGCACAAGACGGTTCTCAGCGAGTCGCTGTGCTTCCATGCGTGCATTCACTTCCATTTCAGTCTCACGCAGTTGATAGATCGTTTCCTGCAACTGCTGATACTGATCGGCACTGGTGATGACTGTCGCGAGGATTCCTCCCAACGACTCAAGCGCCATAAAATCATTGTGCGTAAATGAATTGCGCGAACTACTTTCCACATCGATAATACCCAGCACTTTGGATCCATCACGGATGGCTACACACAATTCCGAACCCGCCTGCCAGCCCTTGATAGGCGTATAACGCTCGTCTTGAAAAACGTCATTCACCAATACGCCCTGCCCCGTTTCGAAGACGTGGCCGGTCAACCCGCCGATCAAGGGATACTCAATCGACTTCATCGCGCGTTTCACAACATTTTGGCTTGCACCACCGAAGCCACCGATGGTTAATTTACCAAACTCATCTGCAATAAATACTACAGCCAATTCATATGCAAAGTATCGCGCCAGCAAGTCTGCGGTCAACTCCGCTACTTGATGAGGATCGGTGAGGCCCACAACTTGTTGTGCCACCTCATGGATCAGCCCAAGGTTACGCGCACGACTTTCCGCTTCTTCACGCACACGGGTATAGTCCGCAAGGCTGGCGAGGTAACTTCCCATCACAACGATCAAACTTTCATCATAGGAGTTGAACGCATTGGCGCGTTTGCTCTCCACACTCAACATGCCAATTGACTGACCACGAAATCGCAACGGGACATAGAGACCAGATATCGCTTCGTTATATAGAGGTAATGGAACAGATGAATCCACTTCACCCAAACGCATTTTTGCATTACTGGCCAACAAGCTTGAAATGGGATGGCCCTCCACGCTACGGATCATCGAGACAAGGTTGCCCTCATTCAGACGGTATTCCTGCAAGACATGTCCTTCGGGCGATAGCAGGTTTAGCACGATCATTTCCGTCCCAAAAGCACGCGAAAGCAACGCAAACATACGACGCGCGATCTGATCAAGACTGCGCCCCGTGGAAACGGTCACGGCAAAGTCGTTCAACATGGCAAGACGGCGTAAATGTCCCGCCATTTCAGCAAAGGTAATCAGGGTTTCGAGAGCAGGAGCGATCTGTGTGGCAAGGTCAAGCAGGCGATTCCATTCTTCGCCTTTGAACGCGCTGGAGCGCCACAACACAACCACACCGATCAAACGTTGTCCGATGAGGAGCGGAATCCCTGCCCAAGTTTTGCTGTTGGATTTCAAACCTTTATGTGGGATCTGTGACCATAAGGCATCGCCTCGATTCACAACCACAGGCGTCAGATTGCGATTCATACGGCGCAAAAGAGAGTGCGCTTCAATCGACAAGTGAAGGTCCACAACCGAAGATGCATTCCATTGAGCCCGCACCTCGAGTGAGTCACCTCGTCGAATGGCGAGCCAGCCTCCCTGTACAGGAATGAGGCGGACAAAGGCGTTCAATGCACGGTCAGCCGCGCGCGGCAAGTCATACGGGCTTTCCGAATCCAGATCGGGTGTCAACAATGATGCCGCCACCGAGAGCGATGGAGAACTGTCAAGAGAAGGCGTGTCGGCCCGCATCCCAGAGACGGCGAGCCGCCATATCCGTTGCGCGGTAGCATCCAATTGCCCTGCGCCAACAAGCACTACATGCGAGGCGCCCTGCAACGGAAACGCCGAGAGACGCTCAGCATTCATGGCGCTCTTTGCCGGCAAAGAGACAGAACGGTTCTGCCCGCCGCTCAACGCACCACACAACCATGTATCCACTTCAGCTTTATCTAGAAATTTGATGAGAGCCGTTTCCAGTTTTTTCCCCAAACGATACTGGGCAACCACACGCCACTTCCCTGCCTCGCGCTTGACCAACACCGACCACACGGCATCGGTCAACTGGCTGGCTTCTTTGAGTTGGTACTCGCTTGTGGTTGTAGTCGCCATTTGTATCAATTATACAGCAGGGAAGAAAAGTACGATGCACCCCTTTTAGTCACAAATACACGGAAGCATAGAGTTTTTGAAAAGGTTTTCTCCGTCGCTGTGACAAGACACGCAAATGGTAAAATCATTTCCATGACTGACCTTATTGTTATCGGCGGCGGGCTGGCTGGAAGTGAAGCCGCCTGGCAAGCCGCCCAACGCGGACTCAAAGTCCGACTCTATGAGATGCGTCCCACACTCCAAACCGGAGCGCATCAGACTCACGATTTGGCTGAACTCGTTTGTTCGAATTCTCTTGGCTCCAACCTTTCTGACCGCGCCTCGGGCCTTCTCAAGAACGAAGCGCGTTTACTAGGCTCAATGCTTGTGGAATGTGCTGAGGAAGCCGCATTGCCCGCAGGCGGAGCATTGGCCGTGGATCGTGAACTCTTCGCGCGCAAAGTGACAGAGCGAATCGAAAGCCACCCCAATATCGAGATCGTGCGTGAAGAAATGAAAGAGATCCCCAATTCGCTGACCATCATCGCCAGCGGACCATTGACATCCCCTGCTCTTTCTCAATCCATTGCGGCGTTGAGCAGTGAGGAGCACCTCTTTTTCTTCGATGCGATCGCCCCCGTCATCCACGCGGATTCGATCAACATGCAAATCGCCTACCGTGCATCACGTTACGGCACGGGCGATCAGGATGAAGGCGACTATATCAATTGTCCGTTCACTAAAGAGGAATATTATGCTTTCGTGGATGCACTCATTCAAGCAGAGCGCATCGAGTTACGCTCATTCGAAGATGCGATCAAAAGTGGCGTCAAAGCGGGTCACTTTTTTGAAGGCTGTCTGCCAATTGAGATCATCGCCGAGCGCGGATTGGATTCATTAGCGTATGGCCCCATGCGTCCGGTCGGGTTGCGCGATCCTCGCACAGAGAAACGTCCGCATGCGGTTGTGCAATTGCGGCAAGATAATCTTGCGGGAAGTTTGTATAACCTCGTCGGTTTTCAGACCAACCTCAAATTTCCCGAACAAAAGCGTGTACTTCGCATGATCCCCGGGCTTGAGAATGCAGAATTCCTTCGTTACGGACAAATGCACCGCAACACGTTCATCGCTTCGCCGAAGCTATTGCTCCCCACACTGCAAGCCATTCAACGGGCTGACCTTTTGTTCGCGGGTCAGGTCACAGGTGTGGAAGGATACATGGGCAATATTGCAACAGGTTTGTTGGCTGGCATCAATGCCGCACGATTATTCCACGGCGAAGAGCCGCTCACGCTTCCGCAAACAACCATGCTCGGCGCGTTGTGCCATTATGTCACTCATGCCGATCTGAAAGACTTCCAACCGATGAAAGCAAATTTTGGAATTCTGCCTGCGCTTGCGACAAAGATCAACAAACGTGAACGTGGCAAGGCCTATGCAGAACGCGCGTTGGAAGAGCTAAAACTTACAATGGATGGAACACGAGTTTGAAAAACAAATCAATAGCGATCTATCTAACCATCATCGGTTCCCTGCTTGTTATCGTCGCGAGTTGGTACATCTTTGCATTTCAATCTCAACCCGATGACCCTACCTTCAATCTATTCGATGGGGAACGCGCTTACGAGGACGTGAAGACTCAAGTCGCTTTCGGGCCAAGGACGCCCGGGTCGGAGGGTCATGCAAAAGTCCAGGAGTGGATGCGAAAGGAACTTGAGTCCGCTGGCTGGCAAGTGGAGATCCAGGAATCCGAGGCGATGGGACATCCCATACAAAACATCGTTGCTAAAAAAGGTGACGCTGATCCGCAGATCATTTTAGGCGCACATTATGACACGCGTCTATTTGCCGATCATGACCCTGACGTAGCGAATCACACCAAACCTGTGCCAGGTGCCAACGACGGAGCCTCTGGTGTGGCTGTGTTGCTTGAACTCGCACGCAAACTACCTGACGACACAGTGCCCGTCTGGTTGGTGTTTTTCGACGCGGAGGATAACGGCAACATCGAGGGCTGGGACTGGCTTCTCGGCTCGCGTGAATTTGTGAAGAACAACCCAGTGCGTCCACAAGCCGTGGTTATCATAGACATGATCGGTGATGCCGACTTGAACATTTACAAGGAACGCAATTCAAACAAAGCCATTACCGATGAGATCTGGCGCACTGCCGAACGCACGGAAAACGATACTGTGTTCATCCCCAAGGAAAAGTTTTCGATGATCGATGATCACACACCTTTTCTGGAGGCAGGAATCCCCGCTGTCGATATTATCGATTTCGATTATCCTTACTGGCACACTGTGCAGGATACGCCGGATAAGGTCTCTGCACAAAGTTTACAGATCGTGGGAGAAACCCTTCAGGTTTGGGTCATGCAACAACAAAGTAGTCAACCCTGATACAATGGCCTCGCTCGAACAATAATTGCGTATGCCTAGAAAACCGGCCACAATCATTCCTATTGAGAAAACGCTTGCCAAAGTGCGCCCTACATGGATGGAACGTGTTGGGCAGGAATTGGCACGCGGCATGGATGTGCGGGCCGGTTTCGATGAACAATTGGAGCGTTTTTTCGAAGTGCTGGTGAAGTCAGTGACCAGCGGAGACCCCGGCTGGATCGACACCATCCTGCTCGATTGGGCAAAGGCGTCCACGGAAACGGACCTGCAGGAGGGGCTGTACCAGGTCACTTTCATTCTCAACCGTATGATCGTGTTGACCATCGAAGTGGCAAAAGAGTCCCTAACCAAACAACAGGCACTCGACCTGTTAGCGGCGGTCATCCCGATCTACACCTATGGGCTGGGCGTTGTGGCGCGGTATGAAATGGAAACACGCGTGGCACACATCTCCGGTGAAATGGAAAAAGTGCAAAAGAAGATGGAACGCGTGGACAAGAGCAAGTCCGCGTTCATTTCGGTGGCGGCACATGAATTAAAGACACCGATCACGCTCATTGACGGGTACGCTTCCATGATGGATGACCTGATCAAGGAAGGCAACGGTGTGCCTTTGGATGGTCTGCTCACCGGTATGCAGTCTGGCATCAACCGCTTGCGGACGATCGTGGAAGATATGCTCGATGTCTCGATGATCGATAACAAACTACTGAAGCTGAACTTCCAGCCGACGCAGATCGAGAAGATCTTGCTAACGCTGAAAAATGATGCAAGGGAAACCATCGCGTCACGGCGTCAGACTCTAGAAGTAGTACCATTTGAAGGAAGCAGACAATGGATCTATGTTGACCCAGCTCGTATCACACAGGCATTACGAAATGTGATCCACAATGCGATCAAATACACGCCCGATGGTGGCACAATCAGCATTGATGGCCGTACATTACCCGGCTTGATAGAAGTGACCATCAAAGACAACGGCATCGGTATTTCGCTTGAAAATCAATCGGTCATCTTTGAAAAGTTCGGGCAGGTAGGTCGCCTTAATCTTCACTCAAGCGGCAAGACCAAATTTAAAGGTGCCGGGCCCGGTTTAGGCTTACCCATCTCAAAAGGCATCCTCGAAGCGCATGGCGGTTCGATCTGGGTTGAATCAGAAGGATACGATGAAGAAGAATGTCCGGGATCGATCTTCCATGTGCTGATCCCCATCCGCACCGAAGCGCCAGAAACGACACTGGCAAAATTGTTCAATGAATTGGAAAAGAAAGATTAGCAGAAACATGCCCAATGGGCTTACATGCTTCTGCATTCTAAAAAGAAAGAATCATGGCTAAAAAAATTCCAGAAAATACCAAAGCTCCGCGCGAACGGGCATTTCTTGTTGGCGTGGAACTCTTTCAACAAAAGACGCTTCTTCCACTGGAAGATTCGCTGACAGAACTTGCGCTACTGGCCGATACATCTGGCCTGGAAGTAGTCGGTGAATTGACACAGAAGCTGGACCGCCCACACGTAAAAACGTACATCGGCCCCGGCAAATTGGATGAACTCAAGGCACTCGTTGAAGAGACTTTATCGCAAGTCGTCATTTTCGATGACGAACTTTCTCCGCGTCACCAACGTGAACTCCAACTGGCACTCGGCAAAAATGTCCGCGTGTTAGATCGGACTGCGTTGATCCTCGACATCTTTGCGCAACACGCTCACACCAGCGAGGGCATGTTGCAGGTAGAACTCGCACAATATGAATATTACCTGCCACGCCTCACCGGTCAATGGACACACCTTGAGCGTCAGGCAGGTGGCGGCGGTGGACGTGCAGGCTCAACAGGCGGCGTAGGTCTGCGTGGCCCCGGCGAAACGCAATTGGAAGTAGACAAACGCGCCATCCGCAAGCGCATCGCACATCTCAAAAAAGAACTAGAGAAGGTACGAGCACACCGCATGCGGTATCGTGCACAACGTAAACGTTCTCGTATTCCGACAGTTGCGCTTGTTGGATACACCAACGCAGGCAAGTCCACGCTACTGAATAGGCTCACTAAATCAGACGTATATGTGGCCGATCAACTCTTTGCCACGCTTGACCCCACCACCCGTAAAGTGGAACTCTTTGGTGGTTATCAAGCTTTGTTCACCGATACAGTCGGCTTCATTCAAAAATTGCCGACCTCATTGGTGGAAGCCTTCCATGCCACGCTTGAGGAAATCACCGAAGCTGACCTGCTCTTGCATGTCGTTGATATTTCACATCACAACGCCATGAATCAAGCCGAAGCTGTGCAAGAAACGCTCGACACACTGGAAGCGCAGCATATCCCCGTTATCACTGCGCTCAACAAAGTGGATCGCTTGCGCAATCCCGAATCTGCCAAAGATTCGTTGAAAGGCTTTTCGAAAGCCGTAGCAATTTCCGCTGTAGATGGAAGCGGTATCAAAGATCTGTTGAGGCTTATTCAGGAGGAGTTGTACGAAACGTATACACCGATCCGCGTAAAACTTCCATATCAACAAGGCGCATTGATCTCGTTATTCCATGAAGCAGGTCAAGTGGAACTCGTCGAACATGGGCGTGGCGGCGTGTTCATGCAAGGACGCATCCCCGGACGCCTGGTGGCACAGTTTAATAACTGGCAGGTTTCAAATAATCACACCGAAGAAGAGGAAGAAGAATTATGAAATGGTTTTCCAAGCTAGTTGACGATGCATCAAACTTTTTCGCACACCGCAAAGGTCTTCTGCCGATGATCGGAATTGTATTGATCATTGTCAATTTTG
Proteins encoded in this window:
- the trmFO gene encoding methylenetetrahydrofolate--tRNA-(uracil(54)-C(5))-methyltransferase (FADH(2)-oxidizing) TrmFO, whose translation is MTDLIVIGGGLAGSEAAWQAAQRGLKVRLYEMRPTLQTGAHQTHDLAELVCSNSLGSNLSDRASGLLKNEARLLGSMLVECAEEAALPAGGALAVDRELFARKVTERIESHPNIEIVREEMKEIPNSLTIIASGPLTSPALSQSIAALSSEEHLFFFDAIAPVIHADSINMQIAYRASRYGTGDQDEGDYINCPFTKEEYYAFVDALIQAERIELRSFEDAIKSGVKAGHFFEGCLPIEIIAERGLDSLAYGPMRPVGLRDPRTEKRPHAVVQLRQDNLAGSLYNLVGFQTNLKFPEQKRVLRMIPGLENAEFLRYGQMHRNTFIASPKLLLPTLQAIQRADLLFAGQVTGVEGYMGNIATGLLAGINAARLFHGEEPLTLPQTTMLGALCHYVTHADLKDFQPMKANFGILPALATKINKRERGKAYAERALEELKLTMDGTRV
- a CDS encoding M28 family peptidase, whose protein sequence is MKNKSIAIYLTIIGSLLVIVASWYIFAFQSQPDDPTFNLFDGERAYEDVKTQVAFGPRTPGSEGHAKVQEWMRKELESAGWQVEIQESEAMGHPIQNIVAKKGDADPQIILGAHYDTRLFADHDPDVANHTKPVPGANDGASGVAVLLELARKLPDDTVPVWLVFFDAEDNGNIEGWDWLLGSREFVKNNPVRPQAVVIIDMIGDADLNIYKERNSNKAITDEIWRTAERTENDTVFIPKEKFSMIDDHTPFLEAGIPAVDIIDFDYPYWHTVQDTPDKVSAQSLQIVGETLQVWVMQQQSSQP
- a CDS encoding HAMP domain-containing histidine kinase, with the translated sequence MPRKPATIIPIEKTLAKVRPTWMERVGQELARGMDVRAGFDEQLERFFEVLVKSVTSGDPGWIDTILLDWAKASTETDLQEGLYQVTFILNRMIVLTIEVAKESLTKQQALDLLAAVIPIYTYGLGVVARYEMETRVAHISGEMEKVQKKMERVDKSKSAFISVAAHELKTPITLIDGYASMMDDLIKEGNGVPLDGLLTGMQSGINRLRTIVEDMLDVSMIDNKLLKLNFQPTQIEKILLTLKNDARETIASRRQTLEVVPFEGSRQWIYVDPARITQALRNVIHNAIKYTPDGGTISIDGRTLPGLIEVTIKDNGIGISLENQSVIFEKFGQVGRLNLHSSGKTKFKGAGPGLGLPISKGILEAHGGSIWVESEGYDEEECPGSIFHVLIPIRTEAPETTLAKLFNELEKKD
- a CDS encoding GAF domain-containing protein, which gives rise to MATTTTSEYQLKEASQLTDAVWSVLVKREAGKWRVVAQYRLGKKLETALIKFLDKAEVDTWLCGALSGGQNRSVSLPAKSAMNAERLSAFPLQGASHVVLVGAGQLDATAQRIWRLAVSGMRADTPSLDSSPSLSVAASLLTPDLDSESPYDLPRAADRALNAFVRLIPVQGGWLAIRRGDSLEVRAQWNASSVVDLHLSIEAHSLLRRMNRNLTPVVVNRGDALWSQIPHKGLKSNSKTWAGIPLLIGQRLIGVVVLWRSSAFKGEEWNRLLDLATQIAPALETLITFAEMAGHLRRLAMLNDFAVTVSTGRSLDQIARRMFALLSRAFGTEMIVLNLLSPEGHVLQEYRLNEGNLVSMIRSVEGHPISSLLASNAKMRLGEVDSSVPLPLYNEAISGLYVPLRFRGQSIGMLSVESKRANAFNSYDESLIVVMGSYLASLADYTRVREEAESRARNLGLIHEVAQQVVGLTDPHQVAELTADLLARYFAYELAVVFIADEFGKLTIGGFGGASQNVVKRAMKSIEYPLIGGLTGHVFETGQGVLVNDVFQDERYTPIKGWQAGSELCVAIRDGSKVLGIIDVESSSRNSFTHNDFMALESLGGILATVITSADQYQQLQETIYQLRETEMEVNARMEAQRLAENRLVQAAKLAAVGEMAAGIAHELNNPLTSVTGFAELVMEDMPKDSPSYADLDLVIREARRARDVVRRLLDFARQSESARANASLNGVVEDVVTLTRHLIHTNGVELTLFMQEDLPWVSMDENQMKQVLLNLVHNALQAMPDGGEMEIKTAELQKVGRDGVMVSVRDNGVGIAPEDQTRIFEPFFTTKADRGGTGLGLSVTYGIISDHGGEIELVSQPGAGSTFTVWLPKG